One Nitrospira sp. MA-1 genomic window, AGCCATTCCACCGCTTTTGGCCGGAAAGGACCTCCTGGGGCGTGCCGCAACCGGAACTGGAAAAACCGCTGCATTCACCCTTCCCCTCCTCCAGCGCCTGGCCCATTCACCCAAGCAACCGAACCCATCCGCCCTTATTCTCGTGCCCACACGCGAATTGGCTATACAAGTCTGCGAAGCTGTTCAGCGTTACGGGAAACAACAGCACATCGCCATCCTCGCCGTCTATGGCGGACAGGCCATCCGCCCACAGCTTATCGCGTTGAAACGCGGGGTCGATATCGTCGTGGCCACTCCAGGACGGGCACTGGATCATATCCGACGCAAAACCCTTCAGCTCAAGGACCTTCAGATTGTGGTGCTGGATGAGGCCGATGAAATGCTCAATATGGGTTTCGCCGAAGATCTGGATGCCATTCTGAAACAAACGCCACCAACCAGGCAGACGGCACTGTTTTCAGCGACCATGCCTCCACGGATTGCCTCCATCGCACGCCAGCATTTACGCAATCCCATTGAGATTCAGATCATAAAGGAACCGGTCAAGGCCGGGGTGGCCCCTCGGGTGCATCAGACCGCCTACCTCGTGGCGAGACCTCACAAAGTGGCTGCGCTGGCCAGAATCCTGGATATGTCCGGTCCAAAATCCGCACTGGTCTTTTGCCGAACACGCTTGGAGGTGGATGAGTTGACCTCTATGCTCAACAGCCGGGGGTATCGGGGAGAAGGCCTGCATGGCGGTATGAACCAGGCTCAACGCGATCGCGTGATGCAATCCTTCCGCGCCGGGAAAACGGAATTGCTTGTCGCCACAGACGTGGCGGCCCGAGGGCTGGATATTCCTCACGTATCGCACGTGGTGAATTACGATGTTCCGTCCTCTCCTGAAGCCTACGTTCATCGTATCGGGCGAACCGGACGCGCCGGACGCGCCGGTGAAGCCATTACACTCGTGGAATCACGCGAACGCTGGCTGCTGCAAAACATTGAGCGCCTGACCAAATCAAAAGTCGACATGGGAACACTCCCGACTGTGGCCGACCTTCAAACTAAGCGGCTGGAACAGATTGGTGTGTCCATTCAAGACATTCTCAAGGCCAACGACTTTGAACAATTCCGGGTTGTGGTCAACACCCTCACCGAAAAATTTGACCAGGCGGATGTCGCCGCTGCCGCGATTCAATTGGCCTACGGATCAAAGACGGGCGATCGAGTTGAAGAAGACATTCCTGCGATACGGGACCGGGCATCTGACACAACCCAGACGTCCAGACGGCCAAGGCGGGGTCCATCGGATTACCCGGATGCTCCTAGAGTTCTCAGAGGCGGAGCTGGTGGTGGCAGACCGGTCGGCAGACGGGACCGTCACAGTCAATCCACAAGTATGGCGACCTTGCACGTAAACGCCGGTCGAATGGCAGGAGTGCGGACAGGAGATCTGGTCGGTGCCATTGCCAACGAGGCCGGGATCAGTTCGAATGTGATTGGCCCCATCAAAGTCTCCGATCAATTCTCTCTGGTTAAAGTGCCGGAAGAGCATGTCCATGGCATCATCAAGGCTCTTGGCCGGACCAGAATTAAAGGGCAAAAAGTCACCATCCGCCTCTATAAGGAATAAAGAGGAATCCTGAAACCGCCAGGGTGGGAATTTTCCCAACCACGTACGTTTGCCAAACATCACTATTATGAAGAAATAGACATGAGAAATTAACACGGCCGTTGTCAATATCTCTCTGAATGTGAATCAATTTTATGTCTAATGGAATGACAATTCTTGATGTGCGTGACCGGATAACCATGGCCCGTTCGGTCACGGTTCTTACCGGTGCGGGAATTTCCGCAGATAGCGGCGTGCCGACGTTTCGAGGCCCCGAAGGCTTGTGGAAAAATTTCCGTCCTGAAGAACTGGCTTCACCGGAGGCCTTTGCCCGGGACCCCAAACTTGTTTGGGAATGGTATAACTGGCGACGGGAATTGGTCGCAACCAAACACCCGAATGCGGCACATGAAACTCTCGTTGAACTTGAACGACGAATTAAACACTTCTGGCTCATTACGCAAAACGTCGATGGGCTTCATGCCCTGGCCGGCTCGCAACGTCTTTCGGAAATCCATGGCAATATCTGGAAAGTGCGTTGTACACAATGCAACCGGATTTCGTCTAACCGCGATCTGCCTCTGGTCTATCCACCAACCTGCACGGATTGTTCGGGGTTGTTGCGCCCCCATATTGTGTGGTTTGGAGAGTCATTGGATCAGGAAGATTTGAATCGCAGTTATCAGGCATTGCGAACTTGTGATATTCTTCTCATTATTGGGACCTCAGGCGTGGTCTATCCGGCAGCCTCTTTTGCTCCCGTTGCCAAAGATGGTGGCGCCCTGGTGGTCGAATTAAATTTGGATCCGACGCCCAATTCCTCCGTGGTGGACGTGTCCTTTCAGGGCCGTGCCAAAGATCTGGTGCCGCTCTTGCGACAAGTCACCTAATCGCACCATTTCTTGACTCCCTTCGTAGGGGTTTGTTACGTTTTTTGTTTAGGGATTTTCAGTACTTACGTTTGGAGCACGGCATGCAATTGACGATCAATGGTAAACCCGAAACCCTGGAGGTTTCTACGGTGCTAGACGTCTTGAAAACCAAAGATATTGACCCGCAACTCGTTGCTGTGGAACTGAATACGCAGATGGTTGATCAAGAGCAATTGGGAACGACTTCTCTTAAGGATGGCGATAAACTCGAATTTTTATTTTTCATGGGCGGTGGCGCGTGAGTGCTGCATATCTTCGAAATATCACGGATGGCATTGGGCATACTCCGTTAGTGCGATTAAACCGGCTTTCGCCTGCAGGAGGAGCCACAATTTATGGGAAGGCGGAGTTTTACAATCCGGGCGGCAGCGTCAAGGATCGTATCTGCCTGAATATGATTGATGAAGCAGAGAACAAGGGTCTGCTCAAGCCTGGTGGCACCATTGTGGAACCGACCAGCGGCAATACCGGCATTGGATTAGCCCTGGTGTCTGCCGTTCGGGGCTATAAATTAATTCTGGTTATGCCGGAGGGGATGAGCCTGGAACGGGCCAGCCTGCTCTCCTCCTATGGCGCGCAGTTGGTGTTGACTCCCGCCCGAGAAGGGATGCGAGGATCGATTAAAGAAGCAGAAAGTATTTTGGAGCAAAATCCCGAATACTTCATGCCGAACCAGTTTTCTAACCCGGCTAATCCAGCAATTCATCGCAAGACAACGGCCTTGGAAATCTGGGAGGCCTTGGAGGGCAAGGTGGATGCATTCGTCGCTGCGGTAGGAACCGGCGGAACGATTACCGGATGCGGAGAACTGTTTAAAGAAAACAATCCTTCGGTCAAGGTGATTGCGGTAGAACCAACCGGTTCCCCCGTATTATCGGGAGGAGAACCCGGGCCGCACAGGATTCAAGGGATCGGCGCGGGCTTCGTTCCTAAAGTTCTGAATCGGTCCCTCATCGATCAAATTATGACCGTGACGGATGAAGAGGCTTACCAAACCACGAAGCAACTTGCCAGGAAGGAAGGGCTCCTGGTTGGAATATCTGCAGGGGCAAATATATTTGCCGCTCAAAAGGTCGCCGAAGCCTTAGGCCCGAATAAGAATGTCGTCACCATTCTCTGCGATACAGGCGAACGCTATCTGAGCATTGAGAAATATTTTAATATTTAGTGCAATTCCACGGATCCCCTTCCCTGAAGGAAGAATTTGAGGAGGGCAACTTCTCTCCCTCAAAAAGATAAGGATAACTGAGATGTGCTCTGCAAAGGGTTATTGGAGAATGATTCCCTGGCCCAATAATTATTTTTGATCATGCTCACCCCAATCTCCTCGGATAGCGAGGATGAACCAACATTCAGCACCTAAAAGGTCAGAGGTCATATGAGTTTCACAGAAGACCAAATTACTCGATATAGCCGTCACATCTTACTGCCGGAGGTGGGCGGTAAAGGCCAGAAAAAGCTGTCACAAGCGAAAGTCTTTATTGTCGGCGCGGGAGGCTTGGGCTCCCCGGTGGCCTATTATCTTGCGGCAGCCGGCATTGGCACCATTGGATTGATTGATAGTGATGTGGTTGACCTCTCCAACCTTCAACGACAAATCCTTCACCATACCCCTGATGTGGGACGGTCTAAGGTCGTTTCGGCCAAAGAAAAAATTCAGGCGGTAAACCCTGATGTCCAGGTCAACATCCACGAAGAACGAATGACTTCTCGCAATGCTCGAGAATTAATTAGCCAATATGATGTCGTCATTGATGGGGTCGACAACTTCCCCGCAAAATTTTTGATTAATGATGCCTGTTACCTGGAGAACAAACCTCTTGTGCATGGAGGAATTCTCCGGTTTGAAGGACGAGTCTTCACCATTATTCCAAATCAATCCGCCTGTTATCGTTGTGTGTTCAAAAATCCCCCGCCAGCAGGAGTTGTCCCTACTTGTCAGGAAGCCGGGATCATCGGGGTGGTTGCCGGACTCATTGGAACGATTCAGGCTACAGAAGCCATTAAACTCATCCTCAACATTGGAACGCCTTTAACGAACCGTATTCTGGATTTTGACGCACGCACCACTGCGTTTCGGGAAATTCGCGTCAAACGGAATCCCTCATGTGCGCTTTGCGGCCCAAATCCTTCGTTGACGGAACTTATCGACTATGAACAGGAAGCGTGCCAACTTCAACCATCGGCTACAACGCTAACCAACGGATAAACCCCGCCGTTTAAAAGGGGAGGATGATGCTATGAAAAAAATGCTAGCTCTAGTGTGTCGGGAGTGCGGGAAAGAATATCCTACGCAGGATATTCATGTATGCGAATTATGCTTTGGCCCACTGGAAGTCAAATACGATTATGCCGTCATCAAACAGGTCATGACGCGTGAAAAAATTACATCCGGTCCTCGCAGCCTTTGGCGATATGTGGATCTTCTCCCCGTGGAAGGCACCAATTTCATCGGTCTTCATGCCGGATTTACCCCGCTGGTTCATGCCAAAAATCTGGGGGCCTTCCTCGGACTGGACAACCTGTACATTAAAAATGATTGCGTCAATCATCCGACATTGTCGTTTAAGGATCGCGTGGTGGCCATCGCCTTAACTCGGGCCAGGGAACTGGGATTTGAAACCGTTGCCTGTGCCTCAACCGGCAATCTGGCAAATTCGGTATCGGCCCATGCAGCTTCGGCAGGAATGAAATGCTATGTGTTCATTCCCGGAGACCTGGAAGCGGCGAAGGTGTTGGGCAATCTGATTTATCGTCCGAATGTCGTGGAAATTGAAGGAAATTATGATGATGTCAATCGACTCTGCAGCGAAATCGCGGGAGAACGTCACTGGGCTTTCGTCAACATCAATATCCGCCCCTATTATGCTGAAGGCTCGAAAACGTTGGCCTTTGAAACTGTCGAGCAATTAGGTTGGCGGGCTCCTGATCAAGTCGTGGTGCCCATGGCATCCGGATCATTGCTGACAAAAATTTGGAAAGGCCTCAAAGAATTTGAAAAGTTGGGCTTGGTCGATTCAGTGAACACGAAAGTGAACGGGGCGCAAGCAGAAGGCTGCTCTCCCATTGCCACGGCATTTCGAGAGGGCCGTGATTTCTTTAAACCGGTGAAACCCCACACCATTGCCAAATCGCTGGCCATTGGCAATCCGGCGGATGGGTACTACGCATTAAAAACCGCTGCGGAAAGCCAAGGGGCCATGGACGCCGTCACCGATGATGAAATAGTCGAAGGCATTAAGCTTCTGGCTCAAACGGAAGGGATTTTTGCTGAAACCGCGGGGGGGGTCACCATTGGGGTCCTTCGCAAATTAGTGAAACAAGGGCGCATTCAAAAAAATGATGTGACCGTGGCCTATATTACCGGGAACGGACTGAAAACTCAGGAAGCGGTCGTCGATTCCGTCGGACGCCCCTTCCGCATCCCACCCAGTCTCAGTCACTTTATCAAGACTTTTGCCATAGAGGAGTCAGCATGATTAAGGTCAGAATCCCCACTCCCTTACGCCCCATGACCGGGGGAAAAAGTGAAGTGGAAATAGCGGGGAACACGGTGTCGGAAATAATTGACAACCTGGGCTCTGCCCATCCCGGCATTAAGGAACGCGTCTATGATGAACAGGGAGAGGTTCGCCGATTCATCAATATCTATGTTAATGAGGAAGATATTCGGTTTTTAACCGGCAAAGACACCCCACTGAAAGACGGAGATGAAGTCTCCATCATTCCCGCAATCGCAGGAGGTGCATGATGGCCAGATTACGCTTTCACATTCGATATCCTGAGGATAAAATTCCTTCTCCCATCCTGTATGAAATCGGGCAGGAATTTCAGGTCGTGCCCAGTATACGACGGGCCGATGTCCGTGAGACCACAGGCTGGATGGATGTGGAATTTTCTGGAGAAACAGATGAAATTGACCGGGCG contains:
- a CDS encoding DEAD/DEAH box helicase, coding for MKHDTSNPLTAPTMKGFSPGFAALGLEAALLTTLEALGYEEPTPIQREAIPPLLAGKDLLGRAATGTGKTAAFTLPLLQRLAHSPKQPNPSALILVPTRELAIQVCEAVQRYGKQQHIAILAVYGGQAIRPQLIALKRGVDIVVATPGRALDHIRRKTLQLKDLQIVVLDEADEMLNMGFAEDLDAILKQTPPTRQTALFSATMPPRIASIARQHLRNPIEIQIIKEPVKAGVAPRVHQTAYLVARPHKVAALARILDMSGPKSALVFCRTRLEVDELTSMLNSRGYRGEGLHGGMNQAQRDRVMQSFRAGKTELLVATDVAARGLDIPHVSHVVNYDVPSSPEAYVHRIGRTGRAGRAGEAITLVESRERWLLQNIERLTKSKVDMGTLPTVADLQTKRLEQIGVSIQDILKANDFEQFRVVVNTLTEKFDQADVAAAAIQLAYGSKTGDRVEEDIPAIRDRASDTTQTSRRPRRGPSDYPDAPRVLRGGAGGGRPVGRRDRHSQSTSMATLHVNAGRMAGVRTGDLVGAIANEAGISSNVIGPIKVSDQFSLVKVPEEHVHGIIKALGRTRIKGQKVTIRLYKE
- a CDS encoding NAD-dependent deacylase, coding for MSNGMTILDVRDRITMARSVTVLTGAGISADSGVPTFRGPEGLWKNFRPEELASPEAFARDPKLVWEWYNWRRELVATKHPNAAHETLVELERRIKHFWLITQNVDGLHALAGSQRLSEIHGNIWKVRCTQCNRISSNRDLPLVYPPTCTDCSGLLRPHIVWFGESLDQEDLNRSYQALRTCDILLIIGTSGVVYPAASFAPVAKDGGALVVELNLDPTPNSSVVDVSFQGRAKDLVPLLRQVT
- the thiS gene encoding sulfur carrier protein ThiS yields the protein MQLTINGKPETLEVSTVLDVLKTKDIDPQLVAVELNTQMVDQEQLGTTSLKDGDKLEFLFFMGGGA
- the cysK gene encoding cysteine synthase A, coding for MSAAYLRNITDGIGHTPLVRLNRLSPAGGATIYGKAEFYNPGGSVKDRICLNMIDEAENKGLLKPGGTIVEPTSGNTGIGLALVSAVRGYKLILVMPEGMSLERASLLSSYGAQLVLTPAREGMRGSIKEAESILEQNPEYFMPNQFSNPANPAIHRKTTALEIWEALEGKVDAFVAAVGTGGTITGCGELFKENNPSVKVIAVEPTGSPVLSGGEPGPHRIQGIGAGFVPKVLNRSLIDQIMTVTDEEAYQTTKQLARKEGLLVGISAGANIFAAQKVAEALGPNKNVVTILCDTGERYLSIEKYFNI
- the moeB gene encoding molybdopterin-synthase adenylyltransferase MoeB, which produces MSFTEDQITRYSRHILLPEVGGKGQKKLSQAKVFIVGAGGLGSPVAYYLAAAGIGTIGLIDSDVVDLSNLQRQILHHTPDVGRSKVVSAKEKIQAVNPDVQVNIHEERMTSRNARELISQYDVVIDGVDNFPAKFLINDACYLENKPLVHGGILRFEGRVFTIIPNQSACYRCVFKNPPPAGVVPTCQEAGIIGVVAGLIGTIQATEAIKLILNIGTPLTNRILDFDARTTAFREIRVKRNPSCALCGPNPSLTELIDYEQEACQLQPSATTLTNG
- the thrC gene encoding threonine synthase, producing MKKMLALVCRECGKEYPTQDIHVCELCFGPLEVKYDYAVIKQVMTREKITSGPRSLWRYVDLLPVEGTNFIGLHAGFTPLVHAKNLGAFLGLDNLYIKNDCVNHPTLSFKDRVVAIALTRARELGFETVACASTGNLANSVSAHAASAGMKCYVFIPGDLEAAKVLGNLIYRPNVVEIEGNYDDVNRLCSEIAGERHWAFVNINIRPYYAEGSKTLAFETVEQLGWRAPDQVVVPMASGSLLTKIWKGLKEFEKLGLVDSVNTKVNGAQAEGCSPIATAFREGRDFFKPVKPHTIAKSLAIGNPADGYYALKTAAESQGAMDAVTDDEIVEGIKLLAQTEGIFAETAGGVTIGVLRKLVKQGRIQKNDVTVAYITGNGLKTQEAVVDSVGRPFRIPPSLSHFIKTFAIEESA
- a CDS encoding MoaD/ThiS family protein, whose amino-acid sequence is MIKVRIPTPLRPMTGGKSEVEIAGNTVSEIIDNLGSAHPGIKERVYDEQGEVRRFINIYVNEEDIRFLTGKDTPLKDGDEVSIIPAIAGGA
- a CDS encoding NIL domain-containing protein, which codes for MMARLRFHIRYPEDKIPSPILYEIGQEFQVVPSIRRADVRETTGWMDVEFSGETDEIDRAIQGLRQKGCMVDPIELNVVE